The Candidatus Zixiibacteriota bacterium genome segment TCAACAAGTCCTCAGCCTACTTATCCTTTTTTTCGTTTGCACCGGACTCGGTCAAAATACTCGTAGCACTTTCGGCCAGCTTCCGGATACCCATCTCATCCTCAGCGAGGACAGTTCTTATTCTTGCCAGTTCTCGCCTTACAAAGCGGATCCGGAGGGGGTTGTCAAGAGCCTTAAGGGACTTGCGCATTCGCAAGTTAAACTGCTCGTCGAGCAGGTCGCCCTGTTTCTGTACTATTTCGTCGCGGGTCATCTCCCGTAGTGACTGTATTTTTAACACCACTCTTAAACTCCTTCCGTCTCAGCCCGTGTGACGAACTTGGTCTTCAGCGGCAGCTTATTGGCTGCCAGCCGCATCGCCTCGCGCGCCATCAACTCGGAAACACCTTCGATCTCAAAGAGGATGCGGCCGGGCTTGACCACTGCCACCCAATACTCTGGGGAGCCTTTTCCTTTTCCCATGCGAGTCTCAGCAGGCTTTTTCGTCACCGGTTTGTCTGGGAATACCCGTATCCATACTTTTCCGCCGCGCTTAATAGACCGCGTCATAGCAATACGAGCCGCTTCGATCTGCCGATTGGTCATCCAACATGGCTCAAGTGCCTTAAGTCCGAATTCACCAAAATTTACAGCTGATCCACCCTTGGCTTTACCCCTCATACGGCCGCGCTGCTGCTTGCGATACTTGACTTTCTTGGGCATTAACATGGGATATTACTCCGCACCTTGCTTAGGGCCACCGCCACCGGTGGGGCCGGGTTTTTTCTTCGGAGCAGGGGCATCACCAGATGGACGGTCCGTCGGGCGTGGGCTTGGAGCATCAGGTCGACGACCCTTTGGCTCAGCACCACCGCGCGGACGACCAGCACGACGCACGCGGCCACGAGGTCGTTTGTTACGGCCCCGGTCACCACCACCATCACGTCCACGTCGCTGACGGGTCGGAGGAGCGGATTGCTGCTGCTCAGATTTGTCTTCACCGGAGAGATGCTTGGCTCGATCCAGAATTTCACCGAGGCAAATCCATACCTTGACTCCAATAGTACCGTAGGTAGTATTGGCCGTC includes the following:
- the rpmC gene encoding 50S ribosomal protein L29, whose translation is MTRDEIVQKQGDLLDEQFNLRMRKSLKALDNPLRIRFVRRELARIRTVLAEDEMGIRKLAESATSILTESGANEKKDK
- the rplP gene encoding 50S ribosomal protein L16; the protein is MLMPKKVKYRKQQRGRMRGKAKGGSAVNFGEFGLKALEPCWMTNRQIEAARIAMTRSIKRGGKVWIRVFPDKPVTKKPAETRMGKGKGSPEYWVAVVKPGRILFEIEGVSELMAREAMRLAANKLPLKTKFVTRAETEGV